CAGTGAGTAACAAGGAACACGTCCTTAATGATTGATGTACTGGCGTCAGTGAGTAACAAGGATCACATCCTTACTGACTGATGTACTGGCGTCAGTGAGTAACAAGGGTCACGTCCTTACTGAATAATGTACTGGCGTCAGTGAGTAACAAGGAACACGTCCTTAATGATTGATGTACTGGCGTCAGTGAGTAACAAGGAACACGTCCTTACTGATTGATGTACTGGCGTCAGTGAATAACAAGGATCACATCCTTACTGATTGATGTACTGCTCTCGGTCAGTAACAGGCATGACGTCCTTACTGAATAATGTACAGGCGTCAGTGAGTAACAAGGATCATGTCCTTACTGACGGATGTACCGGCCTCAGTAACAAGGGTCACGTCCTTACTGAATAATGTACTGGCGTCAGTCAGTAACAAGGATCACGTCCTTACTGACGGATGTACCGGCCTCAGTAACAAGGGTCACGTCCTTACTGAATAATGTACAGGCGTCAGTCAGTAACAAGGATCACGTCCTTACTGAAGGATGTACAGgcgtcagtcagtcagtaacgAGGTATTCTGAACGCGTTTGCTCAGTACGAGGTCCAGTATGCGAGTAaaccatgttttgtttgttgtgaaaTCTATATTGAATGGCTGTGTATTACGCTCTATTTCTTCATAACGAACTGGGTAACGCTGCCTGGATATGAAAAGCTACTTACACCATGTCCGGGGCCAAGGAGCATCATGAGAGCTTCCAACAAGTAGAATCCATATGTACCTGGAGACGAAAGAGATTATTGTCTGCTGTGAACAGCCTTCACAGAACAAATATGTGGTTCGTGGTTTTACCTTCCGTCTCCTCTTATACTGTTGTCGTTTCATGGATCAGGAATTTCAAAGGCAAAATAACGTTCATATTGATATGATAGTCGTTAATGTGTGTTTAAGAACTACTGAGATTTTGTCacttgaggtgaggtgaggtgaggtgaactcGTCGCGATTTTAACCTTGTCCATGATTATTAAAGTATACACACTATGGTGGAGTTTTAAGGGATACTTTTCATGACTCCTGGGCTTTCTATTGACAAACCAACACCTTTGCCTTGACATGTGGAAGTCTATCTCACCTGCAGCTATAACCACAGCGTACCACGTGTATTCCTCTATCACTGGACCGGGTGTCTCGGCATGCGCATGCGCGTCTTCGCCTTCCCCATGGTTGTGAACACCAAGCGCCTACAACGACACAACGACAAAGTGGTCCCTGTACTTGTTCCCCGGTTATTTATTGTGTTTCCTCACAAGAGACGCCGTGATGATTATAAGACTGATCCGCGAAGACCCTGTTTAGAATTATTTtcctgcaacccatgcttatccaGACGCtgacgcatgcacacacacacacacacccaaacaaacacacacacacacacaaacacacacacacacaactccCGTTGGTGGGTACCCATGTGTACTACTGACCTGAGGTATGAGATGCAAGAGAGAGTCTGTGAAAAGTGTTCCGACAGCAAGACCCACGAAGATAGCCATGACCGCTGTGTAGCAGAGGCCCTTGGGGAAGGGGAAAAGGATAGCGCCCACTACAGCGGTCAGACAGATGATCAGCGTGGCCAGGGATCCGTACCCGTACCCTGAAACAGGCATAACATAAACTGCGAAAACAAGCGTGCATACTGACGAATAAACAGATCAATATCTGTGACACCAAAGTTAATTTAGAGCTACTATCTCCATGTCTATAGACCTGTATTTGGTGTGAAACTTATATATGGCACAGGCTGCTGTCAAGAACGTACAGTGAAGTAGCAATCAAGTGTTGCTTGTCTAGTCACAGATCAGCAAGAACAACAAGATCAGTACAGTGATGTAGCAATTAAGTGTTGCTTGTCTAGTCACAGATCAGCAGGAACAACAAGATCAGTACAGTGATGTAGCAATCAAGTGTTGCTGGTCTATTCACAGATCAGCAGGAACAACAAGATCAGTACAGTGATGTAGCAATAAAGTGTTGCTTGTCTAGTCACAGATCAGCAGGAACTCAAAGCTAGGTACGTGTTCTACCACGGTGACGTGGATTCTGCGTGCTGTGACACACTTTTGTGGGGACCCGGACTGACGCTCTGTTATAGAGGGGtgtgggggagggggaggggtgCTGGGTGGGTGGTGGAGGGATGTTGTAGTTTGGGTGTTTGTTTGCACTGGCATGGAAACCTGTGTTCAGCAGGGTGGGCGTTGCTGGTTATACGATGAGGAGTATGGAGTATTGGATATTTCGGAAAGAGGACCGGAAAAAGATCGGGTTCCCccgaaaatatgtttttagtgACATTCCCCAGCTCTTTTCAAAAGTTCATGCTATATTCCGGCAAGTATCGATTTTCACCGTTAGCCACTACACTATTATGTGATGAGGAGTACGGAGAATATGACTCACGTTCGGCCGTGCTTGGAGTGGCTGTTGTTGTGGCGGTGGTGTTAGGGACACATGACCCTGCTACCTGCATATACACCAGAGTAGGAGACATCTCTACAAACTTAGTCTTAGTGACGACATCATCATGACCCACGCCGTGGATGGCCTTGATCTCATCGACAGAGTAACAATCTCTGGGAACCTGGGAACACATGACAAGGGAAATAACGTTGGTAACACTGCTGTAACGTATTGTATCACTGTAAAGTATTTCACAATAGTAAGGTATTTCATAACCATAGTAACGATTTCCATTACCAGGACGTTTTTCAGAACCAGAACCTGTTCCGTCAGCATAAACCTAACAGATTCTTAGACATTATCTGATTAATGGACTGATACCAACAAATGTGCGAGTTTAATACAACCAGCATCTGAGGAGTCTTCCACATACCGTGACGGTGCCGTGGTCGTGACCGCTGTGCGTCTGACGCTTCACACGTGGAGCAATGTCGacactcctcctcctcctgtgGTCGTGTCCTGAGTGGTCATCTTCATGTTCTGTACCAGTGAGCTTTAGCTTGACCATCAGTGCTCTCAGCTCTACAAAGGAGAGAAGATCCCACCACCAAGATACACCACGATGTCTGTCCTTATGGAGCCTACTGTCTTGTATTGTGTACGGAAAGAGGCGGGgacagttatatatatatacacacacacacatatatatacgtATACAtacgtatacatacatatacatatatatatatatgtgtgtgtatataatatatatagagATATACACTATatatacgtatatatatatacatgtgttgtgtgtgtgtgtgtgtctgtctgactCGATTATCCACAAACAGTTAGATAATTTTAGACAGAAACATTCCTTTAGGTATTGAATATCAAcctaatgatatatatatatattcaatacCTAAAGGAATGTTTCTGTCTAAAATTATCTAACTGTTTGTGGATAATCGAGtcagacagacggacagacagacagacagacaggcaggcaggcaggcaggcagacagacaaaaagacagacaaacagatagATAGAAAACAAAATACTTGTGTTTGTGAGCGTGTTGTTGATAGCGGCGAGGCGGGAGAACAGGTCGTTGATGATGTTGCTTGGAGTAGGAAGAAGACGGCACTTTTCCTTGATCGGTGACCCTGCAAGTTACATTAACATAACTACATGTAATTTACTTCGTTGACTTCATGTAAGTTGAGAGTTATTAggcacaacaaacaaccacatAATGTTTCTTATTTCATACAGCACAGATAAAAACGTACATACTACAGATTGCCAAGTACATCGGGTTTTTCCAAAAGAATGTTTGTAAGAGGGAGTAATGCCTCATCTGTGAAGAGTAATACCATGTACTGATAACGTCTTATGTGTGACGGCCTGACCTACCTTCAAGGAGATGATAGACAATGAAGGAGGTGACATCTTTAAGTCTATCCCCCTCAATGTGCTCCCCCTCCTCTTCCAGCTGATAGAACACGGCGTCAGGACTCAAACACTTAAGTAAAGGAAAAGACAATTCTTCAAGCAATCGTACCGACAGACGACTTCATTGTAGATTACATTCATTACAATTAGTTATCAGTTCGGCAGCATCTTGTCTTAACTGTTCAGTTCTGTGTCAAGGGCCGGTTCATTGTGTATTTAAGGGTACCCGGATCGATCTATATTCATATCACTGTTTTTGGTTGTTATAGCAATAGGCCAGGATCAGCTTCTTAGCTGATTAATTTaacttcaaatatatataatgttctTACTAATCAGTTGCACTATACTGTATCCACGTGAAGACTGTTGAGAAGGTTGACATTTGATCAAAGTTTAGATTGTAATTGTCATATACAGAGCAAATTAAACTCCAATATAAATAAGTGAATAACACGGGCATAAATTTGTTCAAGATAATTCAAATGTAGATATTTCCACATTGTCGTGTTTTACCTGTATGGATGTGCGTATGGTTGTGTTTTCTATGTTTAATCAGTGTGCTGGCGTATAGTTCTTGTCTACAATTGCTCCGTATAGTGTAAGACTGATCTATTTCATTAATTCTGTATCTTGTTTGTAACTCCAGAATGGTAGTttcaagtatgtatgtatgtatgttggtaTAATGATATTATTTCGTACATTGTCTCATGGACAATACATTTGATCAGTGTGTCCTATTTCACGTTGGGCTGCTGCTTGGCTGCTGGGTGCTCGTAACACGCTCCCGTGTCCCCGAGAGGGTAGGTTTCTTCTTTCTATGGTCTGTTTCATGATATGTCACATGAAATGTCACTTGTAGTAATAATAATGGTATGTATGCCATTTTGCTCATTACCTGTGTGAGATTATACAATGTATTAGCAATATACGTTGTTTATCTAGACATACGTTATTCAGATATGTTTATACATATGCGAGACCATGCGTTCATCAGGTGTTTATGCCTGTATATATGAACTCATGTGTGCATCAAATACATTTTAacgtatacatacacatacattgtGCAGTTATTGTATTTACAGTCCCTTCTACTTCTTTTACTTCTATGTCTGGaataaaaaacatattcacCTCACAACCCGTAAATTTCATATCTCCTTTATAAATCCATGTACGCTCCATCACAACCTATAAACATCAGGCTTAGAACTATAACGACTTATACACAGATGAACAGAGACAAGGACTAAAAATTTCAGTCTGGTTCTATCATGAATACATCTTCGGTATTCTATGCGTTCGTGTAAAAGAACCTTTACCACGGCATCAATGACTGGAACGTTGTCTCCTttgtggtcgtggtcgtggtcgtggtcgtggttgtggttgtggtggtcAGCCTCCTTGTGATTTGTCTCCCCTGTGTGGTCTGCTGCTGTCTTGATCGACTTTGCGATGTGTTCCAGCGCGTGCTCAAGAGACTCCGTTTCTATGTCACCATGACCTTCCTCGAACAGAATGCTCTGAACCTTCTCCCGATAATACTCAAACGTGTTGATGGTTGGGTCGACATTCTGCCGGCAGTAGTTGGtgatgttgtagatgtagtAGAAGATGACAATCGTGGCGTTGTGAAACTGTTCCTCGTTCAAACCCACGCTGGTGTCGGCACCCACGACGGTGAACAGACCAGAGACGTTGAGACACTGACAACAAGACAAGAAAATTATTGTACAATGTCATGAATCGGCACAAACGTGCTGTGGTGTTTACTCGGAGTTAGTGGTCAGTGGTCAGCCACTAGTCCTAGCATAGCAAACCAGCTCGGTCAGTATATCGTGTTACAGCTGGATATCAATAGCAGCCTGCGGCATGTTATAACATCACCTTGTTAcagcatctctctctctctctctctctctctctctctctctctctctctctctctctctctctctctctc
This portion of the Haliotis asinina isolate JCU_RB_2024 chromosome 10, JCU_Hal_asi_v2, whole genome shotgun sequence genome encodes:
- the LOC137298309 gene encoding zinc transporter ZIP4-like, whose protein sequence is MAAWLLDIVLIFAVLSSSPLIEAESGDHHDHTRLDVFKQILAITQVTNSSYLNETNTERFLELLLHNFKCETADPPACEDAVCLNVSGLFTVVGADTSVGLNEEQFHNATIVIFYYIYNITNYCRQNVDPTINTFEYYREKVQSILFEEGHGDIETESLEHALEHIAKSIKTAADHTGETNHKEADHHNHNHDHDHDHDHKGDNVPVIDAVCLSPDAVFYQLEEEGEHIEGDRLKDVTSFIVYHLLEGSPIKEKCRLLPTPSNIINDLFSRLAAINNTLTNTKLRALMVKLKLTGTEHEDDHSGHDHRRRRSVDIAPRVKRQTHSGHDHGTVTVPRDCYSVDEIKAIHGVGHDDVVTKTKFVEMSPTLVYMQVAGSCVPNTTATTTATPSTAERYGYGSLATLIICLTAVVGAILFPFPKGLCYTAVMAIFVGLAVGTLFTDSLLHLIPQALGVHNHGEGEDAHAHAETPGPVIEEYTWYAVVIAAGTYGFYLLEALMMLLGPGHGHSHGNSSVELGGLDDSRNVTKQPGGLVMEEKEKKSGFSTLALMVILGDAVHNFADGLALGAAFSLNVTSGITTSIAIFCHELPHELGDFAVLISSGMSFKRALCWNFVSALTAFIGLFIGLSISTDPLVRRWIFAVTAGLFLYIALVDLLPSLLNNATTHRKLVFVMHNIGILTGFLIMLLIAMYEEKITV